From Sporolactobacillus pectinivorans:
AAAAACGAAGTTTATGTTGCGAGCCTGTCCAGTCAGACTCTTGTCTATAAAGGTATGCTGCGGGCGAAAGAGGTGTCCGCTTTCTATACGGATCTTCAGGATGAGCGTTTTGTTTCGGCACTCGCTTTAGTGCATTCCCGCTACAGCACGAATACGTTTCCAAGTTGGCAGCGGGCGCATCCTAACCGTATGATCGTTCACAATGGTGAAATCAATACGATCCGCGGCAACATGAGCTGGTTCAATGCCAAGGCAAAACGGCTGGAAGGGGGCCGGATGCCCCAGATTATTGATCCTGACGGCAGTGATTCAGCAATTTTCGACAACGTGCTGGAATTTCTCACTTATCATGGCTATTCGCTGCCGCATGCTGTGATGATGATGGTTCCCGAACCCTGGGAAAACCAGTCTGAAATTCCGGACTACCTTCATGACTTTTATGAATTCCACAGCAGAATCATGGAACCTTGGGACGGCCCGATGGCGCTCGGTTTCTGCAACGGGAAACAGATCGGGGCAATTCTGGATCGCAACGGTCTTCGTCCTGCCCGCTATTATATTACGAATGATGACAAGGTGGTCTTTTCTTCGGAAGTCGGCGTTGCGGATCTGGACGCATCCAATATCCGTGAACGCTGCCATTTGAGACCCGGCCAGCTTTTGCTTATTGATACTGAGCAGGGCAGAATTGTTCCAAGCGATGAACTGAAGAAAGAAATCTGTCAATCCGAAAGCTATCGAGAGATACTGAAGGACTCTGTGATAAAAATAAAAGACAAACCGGTTGAGTCTGAAAAGGCGTCGGACACCGTCCGCCTTTATCAGCAGAAAGTTCAGGGCTATACCTATGAAGATCTGGTCAAGACCATTCAGCCGATGGCGGAAACAGGCAAAGAACCAACCGGATCAATGGGGAACGATACGCCTCTTGCTGTGCTTTCTAATAAATCCCAGGTGCTTTTTGACTATTTCAAACAATGGTTTTCTCAGGTTACAAACCCGCCGATTGATGCAATTCGTGAAGCATGGGTTATGTCGAAAATTACGTGGCTTGGCCCGCAGGTCAGTTTGCTTGATCCGATCAGCCATGTTCCAACACAGATACACCTGAGTCAGCCGGTTCTGGATCGGAAAACATTTCTGTCCATTCAGCGGCAAGGTTTGAAAACAGCCACCGTTCAGACTCTTTTTTCAGCGAAAAAAAGAAAAGGCGTCTTGTCTGAAGCACTGGAACAGTTGATCCTCAAAACGGATCAGCAGATCCATGACGGGGCTTCACTTATTCTACTTTCCGACCGGGCCGCTGATGAAAAAAAAGTACCAATTCCGTCACTCCTTGCCATCAGTGCGATTCATCATCATCTCATTGATCAGGGGACCCGCACGCTGGTCAGCCTGATTGTTGATTCCGGTGAACCGCATGACAGCCATCAGGTGGCGCTGCTTCTCGGTTACGGTGCCGACGCAGTCCACCCTTATCTGGCTCTGGAATCTGTCAGCGAACTGAAAGAAACCGGGCATCTTAACGTGTCCGAGGAGGAAGCAGAGCAGAATTACATCAAGGCGCTTGTCGGCGGCATTGTAAAAATTATGTCCAAAGTGGGTATTTCCTCGATTCAAAGCTATCGCGGTGCGCAGACTTTTGAAGCACTGGGGCTTTCCGATGAATTGATTGCCAAGTATTTCAAGGGGACGGTTTCACAGATCGGCGGCATCGGGCTGAATGAAATCGCGGAAGAGTCATTGCGGCGTCACCGGCGCGCAACTGAAGAACTGCTTCTTGGTGACTTGAAAACACTTGACACCGGCAGCACATTGCAGTGGCGGCAGGGGGGCGAGCAGCATAAGATTGAACCTCTGATTGTGCATATGCTGCAGCAGGCCGCACGCAGTAATGATTACAAATTGTATAAAGACTATGCCAAAATGGTCGATGATGCGCCATTTTCAACGATTCGCAGCCTGCTAACCTTTGAAAGAGACCGCAAGCCTGTTCCACTGGATGAAGTTGAACCTGTGGAAAGTATACTTAAACGGTTTAAGACAGGAGCTATGTCTTACGGATCAATCAGCAAAGAAGCCCATGAGGCGCTGGCTATTGCAATGAACCGGATCGGCGGGAAAAGCAACAGCGGTGAAGGCGGCGAGGACCCGGACCGCTTTGTCCGTGATGAGAACGGCGACTGGCGCCGCAGTGCGATCAAGCAAGTGGCGTCCGCCCGATTCGGCGTTACCANGTGATGAGAACGTGGCGCCGCAGTGCGATCAAGCAAGTGGCGTCCGCCCGATTCGGCGTTACCAGTTATTACCTTTCCGAAGCCACGGAGCTTCAGATTAAAATGGCTCAGGGAGCAAAGCCTGGCGAAGGCGGCATGCTGCCTTCGGGAAAAGTTTATCCGTGGATTGCTCATACGCGCCGTGCCACGACCGGGGTCACACTGATTTCACCGCCGCCGCATCACGATATTTATTCCATTGAAGATCTTGCCCAATTGATTTATGATTTGAAATCAAGCAATCCTAAGGCGCGGATCAGCGTGAAACTGGTTGCCAAGGGCGGGGTTGGAACAATTGCAGCCGGCGTCGCCAAGGGAAAAGCAGATGTCATTCTGATCAGCGGACATGACGGCGGGACGGGCGCAGCCTCAAAGACGAGCATCAAGCATGCCGGCCTGCCTTGGGAACTGGGCCTTGCCGAAGCGCACCAGACGCTGATGAAGAACGGGTTGCGCGACCGCGTCAGACTCGAGACGGATGGCAAACTGATGACCGGTCGCGATGTTCTGATCGCTGCATGCCTTGGCGCTGAAGAATTTGGTTTTGCAACGGCACCTCTGGTTGTCCTCGGCTGCCTGATGATGCGGGCTTGCCATCTGGACTCGTGCCCGGTCGGCATCGCGACACAGAATCCTGAGTTACGCAAACATTTTAGCGGAAGCCCGGATTACATTGTTAATTTTATGACTTTTATTGCCCGGGATATTCGTGAGCAGCTGGCTAATCTTGGCTACCGCACACTTGAAGAAGTTGTCGGCGAAGCGCATCTTCTGCGGATTAAGAAAGAAGTGCACAGTCACTGGAAGGCAAAATATCTTGATTTGTCCGATCTGCTCTATCAGGCGGAAAGTGATGTTTCCAAGCGTCATTTTGCCCGTGCTCAGGATCACCATCTTGAAAAGCGTTTTGATGAACGCAACCTAATTTCGACGTGCCTGCCGACGATTGAGAACAAACGACCGGTGCACCTGTCTTACAAATTGAAGAATTCCGACCGGACCGTTGGCACAACACTCGGGTATGTCATTTCGAAATCGACCGGTGGACGCGGTTTGCCGGAAGACACAATAAACCTTTCATTTACAGGAAGTGCCGGACAGAGTTTTGCTTCATTTATCCCGAGGGGCGTTACGATGGTTTTGACTGGAGATGCCAACGACTATGTCGGCAAGGGGCTGTCCGGGGGCAAAGTGATTATTAAGTCTGAAGAAGTTGTTGGCGTTTCGACAGATTCTCAGGCAATGATGGGCAACGTGGCTTTCTTTGGTGCATCTGAGGGCGAGGCCTATATCCGTGGAACTGCCGGTGGCCGTTTCTGCGTCCGTAACAGCGGGGCAAACGCAATTGTCGAAGGGGTCGGCGAGAACGGCTGTGAATATATGACCGGCGGCAGAGTCGTTATTCTCGGCCCGATCGGCCGGAATTTTGCAGCTGGCATGTCCGGCGGGATAGCTTATATCCTTCCGGAGGGCCCGATCGGCCCGGTGCTTGCCCATATTAATAAGGAATTGGTCAATATTGAAAAGCTGACCGATAAAAGAGAAATGGAAGCAGTTTATAGCCTGATTCAGCATCATCTGGACTATACCGGCAGTCCGAAGGCAAAGCAGACCCTTGAAAACTGGGAGGAGTCAGCCGGGCGCATGATCAAGATTATTCCGCGCGACTATGAGGCGATGCTGTTACAGATCGGACACTATGAAGCTCAGGGTCTGAGCGAGGAACAGGCTAAAGAGGAAGCTTTCTATCTGAAAAAGCAGGGCAAACTGGCTGTTCCGACATCGGACTATCAGCCGGTATGATGTTGCAGGTTTCGGACAACTCTTGAAAGGATGAAGCTGAAAAAATGGGACAATTAATGGGTTTCCTGAATATAGAGAAGAAAAATCAAAAAGAACGCAATCCGCTTAAACGAACGAAAGACTGGCACGAATACCGGGAAGCCATGCCGGAAACCGAAGTCAGAGAACAGGCGGCCCGCTGCATGGACTGTGGTACGCCATACTGCCAGATCGGGACAGTGCTGAACCGCGGAACGAGCGGATGTCCGATTCACAACCTGATTCCTGAATGGAATGATCTGGTTTATCATGGGTTGTGGAAGGAGGCGTACGATCGTCTGGCAAAAACCAATAACTTTCCTGAATTTACTTCCAAAGCGTGTCCTGCGCCATGTGAAGGTTCCTGTACTGCCGGCTTCATCAGTGATCCGGTTTCGATCAAATCGATCGAACGCGCAATCATTGATCGGGCGTTCGAGGAAGGTTGGGTCGTTCCCAAACCGCCGCTTCGCCGCACAGGGAAAAAAATTGCGGTAATTGGTTCCGGTCCTGCGGGAATGGCATGTGCCGATCAGCTGAATAAAATTGGCCATACTGTGACCGTGTTTGAACGCTCGGACCGGGCAGGCGGCCTGCTGATGTATGGTATTCCGAGCATGAAAATCGAAAAAAATGTAGTTGACCGCCGTATTCATCTTCTTGAATCGGAAGGGATCGTTTTCAAAACCGGTGTTGATGTCGGCAGAGACATCACGGAGTCTGAACTGAAAGAAAATTTCGATGCTATCGTTCTTTGCACAGGTGCGGGCAAACACCGCGACGTTCCAATTGAGGGGCGCGATCTTAAAGGTATTTTGCCGGCTATGGATTATCTGACGGCAAGCAACCGTCATTTGCTGTATCGTGAATCCCTGAAACCTGATTTCGATGCCAGCGGAAAACGGGTGATTGTCATTGGTGGCGGTGATACGGGAGAAGACTGCGTGGCCACTGCGGTCCGTCAGGGTTGCAAGAGTGTTGTTCAATTCGGCAAGCACGGCCGACTGCCCGGACAACGGACAGCAGCAAACCCGTGGCCGGAAAATCCGCGTGTTTTTTCTGTGGACTATGCTTATGAGGAAGCAGAAGAACTATTTGGCAAAGATCCCCGCGAATATTATGTTGAGACGAAAAAATTCATCGGTGATGCGTCCGGACATGTTCAATCTTTGCTTACCGGCTCTTTTAAATCGGAGACGGAAGAGCAAAAAGAGTGGGGAGCCGATATGGTGCTGATTGCAATCGGATTCCGCGGGGCGGAAGATCGTCTTTTCGATGATTTCAAGATCGAAAAGGATCCGGATGGACGCGTCATTCGGGCTGACGAGCGAAATTATCAGACAAGCCGTGAAGGCATATTTGCGGCGGGTGATGCACGGCGCGGCGCAACTTTGATTGTCTGGGCTATTGAAGAAGGGCGGAAGGCTGCTGCGGCCGTTGATCTATATCTTGATCAAAAACTGTCGCTGTTGAACGGCTGATACCGGATTTATAAATTCAGGCGACGATCACTTAAAAAAGGGAGCCTCAGCGGCTTCTTTTTTTATATGTTAAAAATATATGGAAATAAGGAAAAGTCATGAATAAATGGATAGACAGTGGAAACTTTGATAAAGTCTGGGAGCTGCGGCTAAAAAAAATGTATGTCCTGTGCCGGAGCTTTGGCCGCAATAAACTATATATAAGAACACTTCCCAGCTATGTTAATTTTTTGTAAATAAATATGGAAAATTTTTTTTGACCGGCAGAACATGCCTTATAATGGACATTATGGAACTGTTTCCTGAAAAGAGAAAAAAAGACATCATTGTTTTGGAAAATGGGGTGAGGACGACGAGAAACCACAGACTCTTTGCGTCCATAACAGTCGGGTTGCAAGTGATTGTATTGAAGATAGCCGATATGACAAGTCTCACGGTTGTTGAAGACGTCAGTGCCGATGTGACAATCGGTGCCGATATTTATAACGATCGGATGATCGCTTTTCAAACGGTGGATCAGGCGTGCCAGGCGCTGGCGGGTTTTGTTCAAATTATGAATGATTATGGGGTGAAAGAGTACCGGGCAGTGGCCGCAAGTTCTGTACAGGAGGCTGCCAATGCGGAATACGTTAAGGAACAAATCCGCATCAAAACGGGGCTTAATCTTGAGTGGCTTTCCAATGCAGAAGAGCGTTATCTGCATAATCAGGCTGTCTCTTATAAAACAACGGGTTTTGGCAAATTAATAGAAGAAGGAACGATGCTGCTTGATATTGGCTCGGGAAGCATGCAGCTGACTGTTTATGATAAAGGCCATTTTGTTTTTTCGAGAAATATTAAGCTTGGGCCGCTCCGGATTCGGGAAATGCTTGGCGACTTGGAGAACCATACCGGGAATTATGTTGATATTATGGAAGATTACATCATGAGCAAAATCGACGGGTACCATCAGTTCGCACCGAAAAATATCAACTATGAGCATTGCGTCCTTGTCGGAACTGATTTGCTGGCCTTTAAACACGCTTTTATGAAATCAAGCAGCGATACGATTGACCGTAACCGTTTTGATGAACTCTACGGGCGCATACTCGACATTCCGGTTCAAGTTCTGGCCAGGCAATACGGCGTGCCTTACGATTCAGCGAGCCAGCTTCTCCCTTCCGCGATGATTCTGAAAATTATGCTTGAGATGACCGGCGCCAAGAACATTCTTCTTTCTGAAGCCGATCTTGCCGACGGGCTGCTGATCCATGATGAGCTTGATCATCACAAAAGAAGGATCGATCATTCATTCATCGAAGATATCATTGTTTCCGCACGGAACATTGCCGAACGCTATAATTGTGATCCGCGGCATATTGGTATCGTTGAAAAATATTCACTGCATCTCTTTGACAGACTGAAACCGCTGCATGGGCTTGATAAACGGAGCAGGCTGTTATTGCAGCTTGCCGCGATACTGCAGGATTCCGGCAGCTATATTGATATGAATGCCCACTATATTCATTCTTATTATATTATTCAATCTTCTGAGATTATGGGCATCTCGGACAGTGAACGTGATATTATCGCCAACATTGCCCGTTATCACAGCGCGGAAACACCGACCAGCGATTCCGCTGCGTTTGAGGTCCTTCCGCCGGAGAACAGGCTGATTGTGGCGAAGTTGTCTGCCATTCTGCGGATTGGCGATGCACTGGATGACAGCCGTCAGAATAAGGTGAAAAGAATTACTGTTTCACTGAAACATGACCAAGTCATCATTACTGCGCATGCGGATGACG
This genomic window contains:
- a CDS encoding exopolyphosphatase, whose translation is MDIMELFPEKRKKDIIVLENGVRTTRNHRLFASITVGLQVIVLKIADMTSLTVVEDVSADVTIGADIYNDRMIAFQTVDQACQALAGFVQIMNDYGVKEYRAVAASSVQEAANAEYVKEQIRIKTGLNLEWLSNAEERYLHNQAVSYKTTGFGKLIEEGTMLLDIGSGSMQLTVYDKGHFVFSRNIKLGPLRIREMLGDLENHTGNYVDIMEDYIMSKIDGYHQFAPKNINYEHCVLVGTDLLAFKHAFMKSSSDTIDRNRFDELYGRILDIPVQVLARQYGVPYDSASQLLPSAMILKIMLEMTGAKNILLSEADLADGLLIHDELDHHKRRIDHSFIEDIIVSARNIAERYNCDPRHIGIVEKYSLHLFDRLKPLHGLDKRSRLLLQLAAILQDSGSYIDMNAHYIHSYYIIQSSEIMGISDSERDIIANIARYHSAETPTSDSAAFEVLPPENRLIVAKLSAILRIGDALDDSRQNKVKRITVSLKHDQVIITAHADDDLSLERLTFDEKAAYFEEVFGLKPILRG
- a CDS encoding glutamate synthase subunit beta, producing MGQLMGFLNIEKKNQKERNPLKRTKDWHEYREAMPETEVREQAARCMDCGTPYCQIGTVLNRGTSGCPIHNLIPEWNDLVYHGLWKEAYDRLAKTNNFPEFTSKACPAPCEGSCTAGFISDPVSIKSIERAIIDRAFEEGWVVPKPPLRRTGKKIAVIGSGPAGMACADQLNKIGHTVTVFERSDRAGGLLMYGIPSMKIEKNVVDRRIHLLESEGIVFKTGVDVGRDITESELKENFDAIVLCTGAGKHRDVPIEGRDLKGILPAMDYLTASNRHLLYRESLKPDFDASGKRVIVIGGGDTGEDCVATAVRQGCKSVVQFGKHGRLPGQRTAANPWPENPRVFSVDYAYEEAEELFGKDPREYYVETKKFIGDASGHVQSLLTGSFKSETEEQKEWGADMVLIAIGFRGAEDRLFDDFKIEKDPDGRVIRADERNYQTSREGIFAAGDARRGATLIVWAIEEGRKAAAAVDLYLDQKLSLLNG